In the genome of Arachis stenosperma cultivar V10309 chromosome 2, arast.V10309.gnm1.PFL2, whole genome shotgun sequence, the window GGAGAGACTCTTGAATATAAGAGGAGctcaaaacaaaaagaaaggagtGACTAAGTTGTTGTTGTAACCGAATAACAATAGATCCGTTACAAATTGGTAATATACCCAAAATATTGTGTCTACAAAGCTCACAACAATATACTTACTCTAATAGAGTGGCAAAGATGAATAACTCGGAGGAAACAGAGATATAGAAAAACTGATTCATTAAAAACGACAAATCTGGCGAAAACTTCTAAGAATTTACAATTTTCCTTTCCATAAACAGAAGCATAAGCCATTTGTATTTATGAAGATTACATTTATGTTTATATTTACGTTCTTAGTACTCTGCTATTGATGGGTATAAGGACCTGTCTGTAACTACCTcatgccaaaaaaaaaaacaacataaAAATGCTCTAAGAATTACAGAAGAATTTCTAACCGTGATCACTCTAAAAGGCTGTCAATTGGGAAGATAATTTTGGATGTATATTAATGAATACATGTTCAAATTTGGTGAAGGTACCAGTACCACACTGATTTGGTAAAGAAGGTTTCATTGAGTAATACCTCATATTGATTCGTTCAACTAACTACAAATAGAGAGTCACCTTCAATATAAGAGGTGCTCAAAACAGAGAGAGGATCGAGTAACTAGAACAATTgttgtaacaaaaaaattacaagtcTAAAATGAGAACAACAAGCAATTATGCTTCGTTACTTTCTACTACAACAAGAAGTACCCCGTTGTTCTGGAGATTGGAATCTCCTTCAAAGATTGTTGTCAAATGTTCTTCTCTCGTTGCATGTTCTGAAATTGGCTCTATTTCATGATCATGCTCTGATATTTGCTCCATCTCAATTTCCTTATCCTCTTCGGGAACCTCTGGCCCTTGGTTAGTTGCCGAATTTCTCTCGACGCCATTTGCTCCATCATCAAAGTCTGATTCTAAACCATCATCAACCACTATTTGCTccatcattcttcttcttcttcttcttcttcttcttcttattcttcttcttcttcttcttcttctttcttcgtcCTCTGGAAATTCATTATCGTGCACAAACAtgtaataataaaatgaaaaacCGATAAGAGACACAATATTGAGTATTGCTAACATGAGAAAATATTTGTCCAAATGGCGGCTGGCGGTGTTGTTTGATTTATAAAGCCACCTGTCGAAAATCAAGAACCATGGTATGCTCAAGAGTTTTCCTAAACCAATCACCAGATTACTGAATGGCTCAGCAAAGTTCCTCACAGATTCTGATGCGTAGTTCTCGAATAACCTGGATAGACCGTCTTTGCCTTCAACAAGCGCTTCCGCCACTCCCAACAACAGAAATTGTGGAATCAAGGCCTTTGTACTCATAATTCCTGTCGAATACAGTATATGATTTTCCACACTCCATGCGAAGACACAACAAATCGCAGCAAGAAACATTCCAATACCAATGTTCACGGTCGTTGaatctattatttttctattggCTCCAAATTTGATGATGATCTTGCTGATCTTCTTAGCCACATTAGGTTCTTCCACTATCAGGAAAAGCATTGGTATTACCATGCTAGTCATGGTGGTCTTGAGCAAGAAGAGATAGGAAATGTcaataagcatgaaaattttcaaactgCTCGCTTGTGAAACAAAAAAAGTGTTCCCAGAAGCCGCAACAAAACTGTAAGGGAATAAGCAAAAGCCCCAACAGAGCAACAAAACAATGCTCTTGGCTTCTCTAACTTGCTTAACTGTGCAAAGCTCCCCTTTCGTCTCTTGCATATGGGGACTAACATCATCATTTTCAGTTTGTTTCTTGCCAATTATAGCTGCTTTTTCCAACCATCCAAACCCCCAAGGTACTCGCGGTAACAACCTTACAACCCGGTCTTGCCCATGGTTAGCCTCATAGAGATGTCCCTGCTTATAATTCTTCCAGTAATATCCATCTTCTGTGGTTAAATATGCCAAAATCCTTTTCCTATAAGCTGCTTTGCACACTCTACAAAACTTGCCAACATTGCTTTCAGGAAGCAAATCTTCATGGTTGTACCATGCATATCCAAAGTAGAACAACATATAGGTCCCTACCATGAATGGTGACACAAATCTAATGCCGTGCCACGGATTATCACCAGCAACTAC includes:
- the LOC130963281 gene encoding protein NRT1/ PTR FAMILY 5.4-like, coding for MMKFHKLLKPKPAPFFMFGLLISYNLMENWLNSTMMDYLTESLNSERGSAMVRNMQDGLSCLFVVIAYLMSEAYTGSFTAISFCASASTMGSMLFWISSMSDRKYFEYYMVIVAIALLTMGNIAGKCLSQDFFDSHLEEIARAKKEELGQQSINNNARLYYISVAWTIFLYFCSFGAVVICSVVAGDNPWHGIRFVSPFMVGTYMLFYFGYAWYNHEDLLPESNVGKFCRVCKAAYRKRILAYLTTEDGYYWKNYKQGHLYEANHGQDRVVRLLPRVPWGFGWLEKAAIIGKKQTENDDVSPHMQETKGELCTVKQVREAKSIVLLLCWGFCLFPYSFVAASGNTFFVSQASSLKIFMLIDISYLFLLKTTMTSMVIPMLFLIVEEPNVAKKISKIIIKFGANRKIIDSTTVNIGIMSTKALIPQFLLLGVAEALVEGKDGLSRLFENYASESVRNFAEPFSNLVIGLGKLLSIPWFLIFDRWLYKSNNTASRHLDKYFLMLAILNIVSLIGFSFYYYMFVHDNEFPEDEERRRRRRRRIRRRRRRRRRRMMEQIVVDDGLESDFDDGANGVERNSATNQGPEVPEEDKEIEMEQISEHDHEIEPISEHATREEHLTTIFEGDSNLQNNGVLLVVVESNEA